In Coffea eugenioides isolate CCC68of chromosome 4, Ceug_1.0, whole genome shotgun sequence, the genomic stretch CAAGTTAAATAATTGTaaactaattaataataataCTCAAGCTTGATGCAGCATTAAATCCTAATTAAGACACTGAATACAAAGTaattaaagttgtagttttCATTTAAACTTAGTTTAGACTAAAGGGTTTGTTGTAGGAGTTCCGTAACCATTCATCAAACCAGGCCATGATGATCCCACTCCATTATAGTAACCAAAAGAGTCCTTTCCAGCATGATCAGAACAGCCCGGCTGATCATGCCATTCCAGAGATAAAAGCTTAGCATTTGGCTTCACATCCATGGCATTTTGATCCTCATGAGCCTCATAGGGAAGCATCAGGGTTCCCGGAGTGTTCCCATCAATGGACATATTCCCAAATGGAGCGGTACAAAAGTTGTGAAAATTTGGAGCTGAAATCATCCCTGCTGGACTACTCATTTCACAACCTAAAATACCCATATCCCCATTTCCCATAAAATCATAGTTTCTTGAAGAATTACCAACCAAAGCTTCATATTTGTTCTCCATGAAGTCAATTGGTGTAGGGTTTTCAAGCATGAGATTGTACTTATTCTCCATGAAACCATTAGCATTCCCCAAAATATTACTTAGGTGTTGGAATTGCATTTGATCAGGGAAAGCAAGGTGAAGATCAGTTGGATTCATGGTTGGTGATGTTGCTGATGATGACGATGATGATCCAAAGTTTTGTGGGTTGGAACCTGATTGCTGATGAAGATGCTGATCATTAGATTTCTTGGAAGAAACCTTTTTGTTCTTTCTGCAACCACCACCAACCGGAATGTTCCGTAGTGTTCCTCCTTTAGTCCAGTACCTTCTGCAGGTCTTGCAGAAGTACCTTGGCTGAGAGAGGCTATAGTTGTTGTAGTAACAGAATTTGGTGTGTGTTGAATCACACCTTGGGCAGTTGAGAGCTTGATCATGTTGGGGCCTCAGTCTCCTTTCTATCAATGGTCTCGAGCATGTGAGCATGTCCCCAGATGGTGAAGAAGAATCCATTCCTGTCTCCTCGTGAATTGTGCCCTGACAAGAGAAACCGAATAAAAGTAGTGGAAACCTGTCAGAATTGATCAGAACTCATATCACAATAATTCCGGCAAAACTCTTAGCTATAGCAGCAGCAGTAGCAAGAAGCATAATTACCGCCTTGCCTGTTTTTCACATGTTGAGAAAGCCAGCATTGATTAACAAATAACCCAAAGCAGAAAAGTGTAGAATGTGGATCAACTTTCTGTACTAAAGCAGAAGAGCCGCaccttattttcttgtctcAAAACATAATCTGCTATTATAATAAAGAAATGCAAAGGATCTTCATGTTTATAATTTGCTATTGTTGAAGgttctttttcaattttctgaTGTATGTAGTTCACAAAACGTCCTTTTTGCTTTGAGTTGTGGCTGCTTGAGAAGAAATCTTTTGATGTACATATTAGTCATAGCCACCTTTGTACAACATTGACAAGAATGATTGCTATTATGATCTTGCAAACTAGATTGTAGACTATAAGGTCCTAGTGTCTCCATTGGTCTTCAAGCAACCTATAGTTTTTACACCAAATTTGCTAGGTCGACATCACTTCTTTAGGACACTACTATAAACTTCTTTCAAGGCATTTATGTAAACTTCACATTTTAGCAAAGAAAGTGTAcatttttccattcttgttAATTATACCTACTTAAGCCTCCTACAACTCttagaaaccaaaaaaaaaagttcaaaaaaaaaggaacaacaccatttttgcatgatccAAAACTTGAGGTGGTGATgcattatagccaaaatgaacCACAAGAAAAATGAGTTGGAGGTAAATTCACATGGCTTtctaacacacacacacacacaaaatatAGAGGAGTTATATGGTATGTGTTTACCTGTAACCAGTCAGATGAATCCATGCAGACTTGAAGAGAAGTAAGACCCATGAATTGGAGCAAAATGAAGTACAGTACACTATTTTGCAAGCTTCCAAGAGAGTTTGTGCTGCCAAATCCCAAATGCTGGCTAAACCTTTCAAATAAACACCATTTTTTACCCTTTCTCACTCAAGACACTTTGAACTCTTTCAAGTGCTCTAGTCTACTACTATTTTGAAGAGAACTAGCTTGGTTGTGGAAGTGAGAATGAGAAGGATTGATTTAGCTTGTGGGTTGGCACTTGGCAGTGGATGAGATGGGGGGGTTGGCAGTGATTGTgaataagaaggaagaaaaaggcaCTGGTGGTGGGGTTAAGGGAAGAGGGTTGGGGATGGAGGTGGGGCAGAAAAACCTGTGCAAGCAAGTCATTGTGACACAAAATCTGGATTTTGTTCACATATATAATGGGTTTTGATTTTTCattattgtaaaaaaaaattcttgtatTATTACTTAAATATGTTATCCAATAATTGTTCAGGTACACACGTCACATCACAAAAATATTATAGtagataataaaaaatgaaattcagcTAATTTTTGTTCCAAAGGCACCAAATAAATGGTAATTAGACggtatattttctttttacACATATGAGTTTAAATTTATGTCACATATGCTATCTATATTCATGGACTTCATAAGTTTGTAATTGTTAAGAGTCTAAATTTGTTCAATGCAGTATATGAAATAAAGTCAGAAATGACTTGGTTGTTGATACAAAAACTAATTACCACGAAAATTAAAGCTTGGTTGTACTTCTAAACGGAAAATATTCACCACACTAGTATAGTATAAGTAATGAAATTCTTGTTTTATCTTTTATGAGCCTGTTTTTTCATTAGATTTtcattgtaaaaaaaaaaatttctacccTTACCCGACAATGGTTATGAGGACAACAACATTATTTCCGAAGAGCTTAGGTAATATTTATATCATTTAAGCACTTTCTAGGAATATTGGATCCATAATACTTAGATGGTCATAATGGATCAATATTTTGAGCTTAAAATGTCACCAGGTGAACCAATTTTATAGCAATAGCATGGAATTGAAACAATTGATgttatttcaaaaaaaacactaatattttcattcaaaattaaaagatattGACGATTTAATTAGTCTTCAGAAGTTATAAAAAATCAACTTTTAATAAATTCCCTATTAATTTCTTAATTGTTGGAGATGGAATCATGGAAGCAGCTCCTAAGCTTACTAATCTTGCTGCTATAAGCGTCGGTGACAACTTATGTGGGTCCCGACAATGTCTATATAATGTCCCAGCCTTGCGCGGACCCACAAAATATCAACTTGCAAAGACGAAAATTTTGGACGGCTGAGGTTTGATTTTTTCATTCGGTTGAGCGATTTATAGCCGTCAgatttaaagaagaagaaaaattttctattattttcttTCTAACGTCAGAAATCACGGCGTCGTATTCAGCAGTCTATGTCTGAACTCTGACGTGACGACTGAGAATATTTGGGTCCtcgaaaaaagaaagagaacaaACAACGTAGCTAAAAAACCGAAAGAGCACTCTATCGAATTGTGGACCCCATTTTTTTGAACTGAAAGAACAAGAACGACATATGGACCCCTTCTCACTTCTCCTCCTACAAGCAAAGGATAAATTCTCCCCTCTCACGTGTCTCATTCTCCGTTGACCACGTGCCTTCTTTCTTTAGggctttttttaattttgatttgattgGACTAATAATTTATCTGTCTTCGTGGCTAATATCAGCCCTGTTTGACGGACAAGTTTTTTGCTAAATTTTCTCTTATAaagtttttaacaattttagcTATACagtaattttagaaaaatctccaaaattaTTGTTATACACATTTTACAATACCTAAAAACACACAAATTCCTTCtttctattctttttctttcctcctcCCACCTCAACCCACCACCACTAGAGCTGCTGGCCAGCATTGATCGGCAACTCCGCCAGCGACCATTTTTTTGGTTGGCAACCGGCAACTCTGGTCtaggagtttatttgaaatattatttgaaataattattatagctttttttgtgatttaatatatgtgagatatgaaaggtgattggaaagagaaaaggtttattcaaaaatgtgTTTGTGATAGAAGTAAATAATTATTATGTAAATAATGCCTATTCGTAATTTTTTGTGATGTATGTATTTGTAATGACAAATTATATAAGTATGTTTAGATGTgagattatttgaaatctttttttttttttttttgaaatgataCTATAGTACGTtctatatgtgagataaaaaagtaattaaagagataaaattacaattaaaaaatatatttataacgtaattaaaaaatatattttacaaataatagctaatccaaaaaaattacATATTGGCTCAATTAGTAAGTTAGAACATTTTTTTCTGGGATGACAAATAAAGCTCTACTTGACAAAGATTGAGTGAAGGATAAATTTCTCATttcagagaaaaaaaaaaagatttactTAGATACGTACTAAAATGCATGTTGTGGGATCAAAACCAGGCATAAATAAATACCATcttctatcttttctttttcctattttactcTCTACTACTTTGGTTTACATTTAGCTTTACCTTTTTTTGTACAAGGTCGAGGTAGAGGGGAGGTAGAATGGGAATACTTACCCTTCTTTTGCCGACTAATTCGGGGATACTGTCCCCTGATACATAATAGTATATTAGTATATAAAGATACCTTAAAAAATGTATATAAAGATACCTATAGGGTGTTCTTTAGGATATTTTCAAATGCTTTTTTCGCATTCTACTGTCTTTTCTATTAGTTAATGATTTTTCAGTATATGCAACTTTTTAGATaatcaaaccaaatataaaagaTTAGTGGTTgaaatgaaattcaaaaagtgggCACATGGATGGCACCAAAATAAAGagtggaaaaagaaaatggatcGCAAAAGTTCTACAGAAAAAAATCCTCATTTGTGGTATAGCAAAAGAGTAATGCTTGTTAAACTTTAAAAAAGCAACAaacaagattaagctcatgaTATACCATTCTTCAGATATACCCATAGAAAGTTAGTGTATTCATAATTAGTTCCCGAGTACATTTCTACTTTGAATTGAATACTGCTTAAGATTAGCAATGGAACAAAATCACAATGCCCTCAAGTCGCAATAATTAAATATCTACAAATTTGAAAAACAGCACTATAAATATTTGACGGCCAAACAATCTTTCAAACAATGTATTTGTCTTTTATCCTAGGAATGATTCGACTACTCTTTTAACGTTATTATTATTGAAGGTTGAAATTTTAAGAATTAGAGGTTCTGCATTGAAATCTCCCTTCTCCCTCCTTACTTTTTTAAATACCTGTCTTCCtctacttaaaaaaaaatattattaattattagAATAATCATTGGTTTTCATCTAATTAACATGAAGATCTCAACTAAGATTCATATAAGTTGAAAGTATGTACTTTAGTTTTTGCATCATAGGTCCCTAGCTAAAAAGTTTCTAACATGTATTAGAAAAATATAATA encodes the following:
- the LOC113768700 gene encoding dof zinc finger protein DOF5.6; its protein translation is MGLTSLQVCMDSSDWLQGTIHEETGMDSSSPSGDMLTCSRPLIERRLRPQHDQALNCPRCDSTHTKFCYYNNYSLSQPRYFCKTCRRYWTKGGTLRNIPVGGGCRKNKKVSSKKSNDQHLHQQSGSNPQNFGSSSSSSATSPTMNPTDLHLAFPDQMQFQHLSNILGNANGFMENKYNLMLENPTPIDFMENKYEALVGNSSRNYDFMGNGDMGILGCEMSSPAGMISAPNFHNFCTAPFGNMSIDGNTPGTLMLPYEAHEDQNAMDVKPNAKLLSLEWHDQPGCSDHAGKDSFGYYNGVGSSWPGLMNGYGTPTTNPLV